In Struthio camelus isolate bStrCam1 chromosome 4, bStrCam1.hap1, whole genome shotgun sequence, a genomic segment contains:
- the GASK1B gene encoding Golgi-associated kinase 1B, which translates to MTFFDQPGKTKNWLICPLCPPRVLRLWTCRRPRTRRNLLLGTACVIYLGFLVSQVGHVLPQHKGGHSKTSSRSLQDAAQTPFLGIPLDGTLSPPSLQELQLGGNGTSVPPNVVYITLRSKRSKPANIRGTVKPKRRKKHAMPLSYVQHFPKATFTSREETFAQQPGRAVHAVGTAGAAIAPETRRHQLNEHRDKEMAIRGRGHWRPEGISGGIKSQPQAQESNIRIYSESSPSWLSKDDILSMRMMADAPIESIQEVPSHKGVLVVFGRGSHTPGTACNHGHCGIIKRPLDMSEVFAFHLDRILGLNRSLPSVSRKSEFFPDSQACPVILWDSTLSPTDNITHSSARLTWGRYQQLLKQKCWLNGKVPKAEWGCTEIHHHEWSKIALFDFLLQIYNRLDRNCCGFKPLKEDFCMQQGLKLKCSDQDAVDLTHIVQRRHDQRHLAFIDNKGFFDRSEDNLDFKILQGINEFPESAVSVLRSQRLREKLLQSLFLDKVYWESQGGRKGIEKLIDVIERRSKILLTYINAHGAKVLPMNE; encoded by the exons ATGACCTTCTTTGATCAGCCAGGGAAAACCAAAAACTGGTTAATTTGCCCTCTGTGCCCACCACGAGTGCTGAGGCTCTGGACTTGCAGGCGCCCAAGGACGAGAAGGAATCTGCTACTGGGCACAGCTTGTGTGATCTACCTGGGCTTCCTCGTCAGTCAGGTGGGTCATGTTTTACCCCAGCACAAAGGAGGACACTCAAAGACCAGTTCCAGAAGCCTCCAAGATGCAGCCCAAACTCCTTTTCTGGGCATCCCACTGGATGGCACCCTATCCCCACCCAGTCTCCAGGAACTTCAGCTGGGTGGCAATGGGACCTCAGTGCCACCCAATGTAGTTTATATCACCCTGCGATCCAAGCGCAGCAAGCCTGCCAATATCAGAGGCACCGTGAAGCCAAAGCGCAGAAAGAAACATGCCATGCCTTTGTCCTATGTGCAGCACTTTCCAAAAGCTACTTTCACCAGCAGGGAAGAGACCTTTGCCCAGCAACCAGGAAGGGCCGtgcatgctgtgggcacagcgggAGCAGCAATAGCTCCAGAGACGAGGAGGCACCAACTGAATGAACACAGGGATAAAGAAATGGCAATCAGGGGGAGGGGTCACTGGAGACCTGAGGGGATTTCTGGAGGTATAAAGTCACAGCCCCAGGCTCAGGAAAGTAACATCAGGATTTACAGCGAGAGCTCTCCCTCTTGGCTGAGCAAAGACGACATCCTAAGTATGCGTATGATGGCAGATGCTCCAATAGAGAGTATCCAAGAAGTACCTTCTCATAAAGGAGTCCTCGTAGTATTTGGGAGAGGTTCCCACACCCCAGGAACAGCTTGTAATCACGGGCACTGTGGCATCATCAAAAGACCCCTTGATATGAGTGAGGTGTTTGCCTTTCATTTGGATAGGATCTTGGGGCTAAACAGGAGCTTACCTTCTGTAAGCAGGAAATCGGAGTTCTTCCCAG ACAGTCAAGCCTGCCCTGTTATTCTCTGGGATTCCACACTGAGTCCAACAGATAATATTACCCATTCTTCAGCGAGATTAACATGGGGAAGATACCAGCAACTATTGAAGCAGAAATGCTGGCTGAATGGTAAAGTACCCAAAGCTGAATGGGGCTGTACTGAAATCCATCATCATGAGTGGTCCAAGATAGCactctttgattttcttcttcag ATCTATAATCGACTAGACAGAAACTGCTGTGGATTCAAACCTCTCAAGGAAGATTTCTGCATGCAGCAAGGACTGAAGCTGAAATGTAGTGATCAAGATGCTGTTGACCTGACGCACATAGTTCAGAGAAGGCATGACCAAAGGCACTTGGCTTTTATAGACAATAAGGGTTTCTTTGACAGAAGCGAGGACAATCTAGACTTCAAAATACTGCAAGGAATCAATGA ATTCCCTGAATCTGCAGTTTCAGTGCTGAGGAGCCAGCGTTTACGTGAGAAGTTGCTTCAGTCTTTGTTCCTTGACAAAGTGTACTGGGAGAGCCAAGGAGGCAGGAAAGGAATTGAAAAGCTTATTGATGTAATAGAAAGGAGGTCCAAAATTCTTCTTACTTATATAAATGCACATGGAGCCAAAGTATTACCCATGAATGAATGA